A DNA window from Porites lutea chromosome 6, jaPorLute2.1, whole genome shotgun sequence contains the following coding sequences:
- the LOC140940685 gene encoding PR domain zinc finger protein 14-like translates to MMCSIKSKEELTISRKDLYALLYDKQKSVTHRNEGFSFCAQTLPHDLRILTVKTPGNYGYGVFCGQLTIKKGLRFGPYTGRIVSVEEVNRRKAFENEFLWEIYSDGRFEYCIDGATNRTNWMKFINCARHSAEQNLALVQQDSLLYYQATRAITEGQELKVWYGDQYRLFMGIPLGIKNGSSDDDSSYPCQSCGKVFAYKYYLVRHQKYTRCVDYGDRKFPCKVCNRSFDKGDRLRIHILHVHDNYRPHQCTVCEKTFSQSSSLNKHLRVHSGDRPYKCPYCVKGFTASSILRTHIRQHSGEKPFKCRHCGRAFASHAAHDSHVRRNHR, encoded by the exons ATGATGTGTAGCATTAAGTCCAAAGAAGAACTGACTATCTCCCGAAAAGATTTGTATGCTCTGCTGTACGATAAGCAAAAATCGGTCACACACAGGAACGAAG GTTTTTCTTTCTGCGCCCAGACTTTACCACATGACCTCAGAATATTAACAGTAAAGACTCCAGGAAACTACGGCTACGGCGTTTTTTGTGGCCAGCTTACCATTAAAAAGGGCCTGCGCTTTGGTCCCTATACCGGACGTATTGTAAGCGTGGAAGAAGTAAACAGACGAAAggcttttgaaaatgaattcttATGGGAG ATATACAGTGATGGTCGTTTTGAATACTGCATCGATGGAGCGACAAACCGGACAAACTGGATGAAGTTTATTAACTGCGCGCGCCATTCGGCCGAGCAAAACCTGGCCCTAGTACAACAGGATTCTTTATTGTACTACCAAGCGACGCGTGCGATAACAGAAGGACAAGAATTAAAGGTGTGGTATGGTGACCAGTATAGGCTTTTTATGGGGATACCACTCGGCATAAAGAACGGGTCGTCAG ATGACGATTCTAGCTATCCTTGTCAGTCCTGTGGAAAAGTGTTCGCCTACAAGTACTACCTTGTTCGCCACCAGAAATACACGCGCTGCGTTGACTACGGAGACCGGAAGTTCCCCTGCAAAGTTTGTAACCGCTCATTTGATAAGGGAGACCGCTTACGTATTCACATCCTTCATGTGCACGATAACTACCGACCTCACCAATGCACGGTGTGCGAGAAAACTTTTTCCCAGTCATCTAGCCTCAACAAACACCTACGAGTGCACAGCGGTGACAGACCGTACAAGTGTCCTTACTGCGTCAAAGGCTTCACGGCCTCCTCTATTTTGCGCACTCACATTCGTCAGCATAGCGGAGAAAAGCCGTTTAAATGTAGACATTGCGGGCGCGCTTTCGCCTCACACGCGGCACATGATAGTCACGTGCGACGCAATCACCGTTAG